From the genome of Acidobacteriota bacterium, one region includes:
- a CDS encoding TonB-dependent receptor plug domain-containing protein, whose translation MRRRYSAVVVLAALALAPAGALAQGTSQFAGVVTDNTGGILPGVTVEASSPALIEGSRVAITDGTGRYLLVDLRPGNYTITFTLPGFSTVLVESQELPAGFTATVDAVLSVGALEETVTVSGEAPVVDVQSISQAEVLDREVLDAIPTGRNLQSTAQLIPGVKMNRPEVGLTTAAQQTYMSVHGMSTRQTTVTVDGQLVMTAGGDGGVQNYNNQLAAQEMVYETSGISAETSTGGVRISMIPREGGNTHSGQNYFGFADGAFQGDNFSQRLQDRGLNSTESIDYVYDLNVAHGG comes from the coding sequence ATGAGACGTCGTTATTCGGCCGTCGTCGTACTCGCCGCCCTGGCGCTTGCACCCGCCGGGGCTCTTGCCCAGGGCACCAGCCAGTTCGCCGGGGTGGTGACCGACAACACCGGCGGCATCCTGCCCGGCGTCACCGTCGAGGCGTCGAGTCCGGCGCTCATCGAGGGGAGTCGGGTCGCCATCACCGACGGCACGGGGCGTTACCTGCTGGTCGACCTGCGCCCCGGCAACTACACCATCACCTTCACGCTGCCCGGCTTCTCGACGGTGCTCGTCGAGAGTCAGGAGTTGCCGGCCGGCTTCACGGCGACGGTCGATGCGGTGCTCTCGGTCGGCGCCCTCGAGGAAACGGTGACCGTCTCGGGCGAGGCGCCGGTGGTCGACGTGCAGTCGATCAGCCAGGCCGAGGTGCTCGACCGCGAGGTGCTCGACGCCATCCCGACCGGCCGCAACTTGCAGTCGACGGCGCAGTTGATCCCCGGCGTCAAGATGAACCGCCCGGAGGTCGGTCTGACGACGGCGGCGCAGCAGACCTACATGTCGGTCCACGGCATGAGCACGCGGCAGACCACGGTCACCGTCGACGGACAGCTCGTGATGACCGCCGGCGGCGACGGGGGCGTGCAGAACTACAACAACCAGCTCGCGGCGCAGGAGATGGTCTACGAGACGAGCGGCATCTCGGCCGAGACCTCGACCGGCGGGGTCCGCATCAGCATGATCCCGCGCGAGGGGGGTAACACGCACAGCGGGCAGAACTACTTCGGGTTCGCCGACGGCGCGTTCCAGGGGGACAACTTCTCGCAGCGGCTCCAGGATCGCGGGCTCAACTCGACCGAGTCGATCGACTACGTCTACGACCTGAACGTCGCCCACGGCGG